The following coding sequences are from one bacterium window:
- a CDS encoding ATP-binding cassette domain-containing protein encodes MARTSRRILLYLRPYRRAFFVALACTVLFGASEGGIPFILQYILDGIFAQKNEDMLLWLPVLLLGFALFRATFDFLQSFLLARLGHLVVRDIRNEMEHKILALSPSFFVHERGGDVLSKVTNDVVLVRALLTDSVSAAIRDGIRVVVLLLVAFYLDSILAAIAFVAFPLAVYPVTRFARRVRKLARRGQDGVGNLSSLLQQTILGSKVVQVFGREDFERERYEAENQRLTRDFIKSEKVRSLTGPINEFTGAIAIVLVVMYGGYSVINGSRSQGEFIAFLATLFLLYEPFKKLTKVFNAAQQGLSGADRIFELLDAPIKIKSPAKYKPFPSSFSVDIEDVTFSYDTTKRPALRDVSFSISEGGRVALVGFSGAGKSTLVDLVPRFIDPDSGIVRIGGEDIRSLKLEDLRGSIAMVGQHTFLFNDTIFNNIAYGKKGATRAEVEAAAQAAFAASFIEDLPQGYHTEVGEGGFTLSGGERQRIAIARAILKDAPLLILDEATSSLDNKAEREVQAALEALEKERTSLVIAHRLSTVQEADMIIVMEDGQVVESGKHEELLRNKGAYERLHALQFRETTSESNTLPVTSMTGST; translated from the coding sequence ATGGCTAGAACCTCTCGTCGGATACTACTGTATCTCCGGCCGTATCGGCGCGCTTTTTTTGTTGCCCTCGCATGTACGGTGCTTTTTGGGGCATCTGAGGGTGGGATACCGTTCATTCTGCAGTATATTCTCGATGGCATTTTCGCTCAAAAGAACGAGGATATGCTTCTATGGCTGCCCGTATTGCTGTTGGGATTTGCGCTTTTCAGAGCAACCTTCGACTTTTTGCAGAGTTTTCTCCTTGCTCGGCTTGGTCACTTGGTAGTCCGTGATATTAGGAATGAGATGGAGCACAAGATCCTGGCTTTATCCCCATCTTTTTTTGTTCATGAGCGAGGAGGAGATGTTTTAAGTAAAGTCACAAATGATGTTGTTCTCGTTCGTGCATTACTGACTGATTCGGTATCTGCAGCAATTCGTGATGGAATACGTGTTGTTGTTCTGTTACTGGTCGCTTTTTATCTTGATTCTATTTTAGCGGCCATAGCGTTCGTTGCCTTTCCCTTGGCAGTTTACCCAGTAACTCGTTTTGCCCGAAGAGTTAGAAAACTTGCGCGTCGTGGTCAGGATGGAGTGGGAAATCTTAGCAGCCTATTGCAGCAAACTATACTCGGCAGCAAGGTTGTACAGGTTTTTGGGAGGGAAGACTTCGAAAGGGAGCGATATGAAGCGGAAAATCAGCGCCTCACCAGAGACTTCATTAAGTCAGAGAAAGTTCGCTCACTAACTGGGCCTATTAACGAGTTTACGGGAGCCATAGCTATTGTCCTAGTGGTGATGTACGGCGGCTATTCCGTTATTAACGGTTCTCGTAGTCAAGGTGAATTTATCGCATTTCTCGCAACTCTATTTTTGCTCTATGAACCTTTCAAGAAGCTCACGAAAGTATTCAATGCTGCTCAGCAGGGATTATCTGGGGCTGATAGAATCTTTGAGCTACTTGATGCACCAATAAAGATTAAGTCTCCAGCAAAATACAAGCCATTTCCATCATCTTTCAGTGTTGATATCGAGGATGTTACGTTTTCCTATGACACAACAAAGCGTCCTGCTTTACGCGATGTGTCTTTTTCGATTAGCGAGGGTGGAAGAGTGGCCTTAGTGGGCTTCTCTGGAGCAGGAAAGAGTACCCTTGTTGACCTTGTCCCGCGATTTATAGATCCAGACAGTGGGATAGTGAGGATTGGAGGAGAAGATATTCGCTCTCTAAAGTTAGAAGATTTGCGTGGAAGCATTGCAATGGTCGGGCAACATACCTTCCTTTTCAATGATACAATCTTCAATAACATTGCCTATGGAAAGAAGGGAGCCACACGAGCAGAGGTAGAGGCTGCCGCGCAAGCTGCTTTTGCGGCGTCTTTTATCGAAGACCTACCGCAGGGATATCATACAGAAGTAGGAGAGGGCGGATTCACTCTCTCTGGAGGGGAGCGGCAGAGAATCGCGATCGCTAGAGCTATTTTGAAAGATGCGCCCTTGTTAATCCTGGATGAAGCCACATCGTCCCTTGATAATAAGGCAGAGAGGGAGGTTCAGGCTGCTCTTGAGGCGCTTGAAAAGGAGAGGACTTCACTTGTAATTGCACATCGACTTTCAACAGTACAAGAAGCAGACATGATTATAGT